GGCATTGCGCTGGGTTGTCTGGTGAGTACAATTCTTGGATTGCCCGCCTATGCGGAGCGCCGTTTGCGTCTGCGCAACTGCTCTATTTCTCGCATCGACTATCAGGAAAGCCCATGGCTGGCGTCTGGTTGGGTGGTGGAAATGGCAGGGGACATCTCGCATCTGGACGCCCCTGCACTGGATGAGCTACAGCGCTAGCGGCGAATCGGAACCAGGTATTCCATACGCAGATCGATTGGGCGTTCTTCCGGCTTCACATCGCTGGTCGGATAGTAACGCTCAATGTCCTGACCTTTACGGCGGTTCAGATTCAGCATTGGCATGCAGGTTCCGTAAACGGTCAGGATGAATTCCTGAACGCCCGTGCCCAGCCCTTCATAGGTGAACATCACGTAGTCACCGCCTTCAAGCACAACCGGTTTCGATCCCTGAACATAGCCATTGGCCATTTCTGGGGTGAGTGCGGTGGTGTAAAACACTTCCTGTTCGTCGTCTTTTTCCTGGCTTGGATGCGTCTGGTTCAGACCATACAGCAGCGGCGGAATGGCCGGCGCGTGGCTCAGGAAATCGCGCCAGAACTGCACACGCATTTGATGACGGAATTCGGAAATCTGCTCAAGCGAACAGGTGTAGCTTTGCGTTGTGCCGATCAGGTGCGTTTCGGGCAGCGTGACAAACTCATGTTTCGGCATGGCGAATTCACCCAGACGCAGCGGCGGACGCATACCGAACGAGCTCCAGTCGGGCGAGCGGCGATAAAGCGCAGGCGTCAACGAGAACTGTTTTTTAAAGGCGCGGGTGAATGTTTGTTGCGAGTCGAAACGGTATTGCAGGGCAATATCCAGAATCGGACGTGCCGTCAGGCGCAGGGCGACGGCAGATTTTGACAGTCGACGCGCACGAATATAGGCACCGATAGCATGACCGGTGACATCTTTGAACATCCTTTGCAGATGCCACTTGGAATAGCCTGCTTTAGCCGCCACATTATCCAGTGACAATGGCTGGTCAAGATGACCTTCCAG
This sequence is a window from Enterobacter sp. 638. Protein-coding genes within it:
- the robA gene encoding MDR efflux pump AcrAB transcriptional activator RobA; amino-acid sequence: MDQAGIIRDLLTWLEGHLDQPLSLDNVAAKAGYSKWHLQRMFKDVTGHAIGAYIRARRLSKSAVALRLTARPILDIALQYRFDSQQTFTRAFKKQFSLTPALYRRSPDWSSFGMRPPLRLGEFAMPKHEFVTLPETHLIGTTQSYTCSLEQISEFRHQMRVQFWRDFLSHAPAIPPLLYGLNQTHPSQEKDDEQEVFYTTALTPEMANGYVQGSKPVVLEGGDYVMFTYEGLGTGVQEFILTVYGTCMPMLNLNRRKGQDIERYYPTSDVKPEERPIDLRMEYLVPIRR